One Hordeum vulgare subsp. vulgare chromosome 4H, MorexV3_pseudomolecules_assembly, whole genome shotgun sequence DNA window includes the following coding sequences:
- the LOC123447360 gene encoding zinc finger protein 2-like encodes MEELHSGKDEQEQELSLDLTLRISSAAEAEQGGFFLCVHCDRKFRSSQALGGHQNAHKHERSLAHRRREIAAATRAHVAPAPKDERPRYGFLESSAGRPGRMEARTWNAAAAPLPRGNGTARMPAGRGSSEYDYRADDVDLSLRL; translated from the coding sequence ATGGAAGAGCTACACAGtggcaaggacgagcaggagcaggagctcaGCCTCGACCTCACCCTCCGCATCAGCTCCGCAGCCGAGGCGGAGCAGGGCGGCTTCTTCCTCTGCGTCCACTGCGACCGCAAGTTCCGCAGCTCGCAGGCGCTCGGCGGCCACCAGAACGCGCACAAGCACGAGCGCAGCCTCGCCCACCGCCGCCGGGAGATCGCCGCCGCCACGCGTGCACACGTGGCCCCCGCGCCCAAGGACGAGAGGCCCAGGTACGGTTTCCTCGAGTCTTCCGCTGGGCGCCCTGGGAGGATGGAGGCACGTACGTGGAACGCTGCTGCTGCTCCCTTGCCTCGTGGCAATGGCACGGCGCGCATGCCCGCCGGGAGGGGCTCGTCCGAGTACGACTACCGCGCCGACGATGTGGATTTGTCTCTCAGGCTATGA
- the LOC123449815 gene encoding uncharacterized protein LOC123449815 → MPATMPLTLSPPRLLHHHHHGQAKLRQQRTTARLALLPRRAARLRCGPDDAAATTAEPEQQPGEEEEEFVLLASNRSDFNEVIMVIDSPSNRYLVLDPSRNVHSILPKKSAWTNSYWDEFVSLPPVVPRGPVALLGLGAGTAAHMMLEVWPWIQLIGWEIDPTIIELSRDYFGMSNLEKTTELGGSLSVRIGDALSPSATVEGGFAGIVVDLFADGKVLPQLQEAETWLEIAKKLMPDGRIMVNCGGADTPVSLAADTGVSSWVQNPTIKAMCSAFPGQLNWKRLSEKESVNYVALTGPLPDLEEWSTSVPSELSPRVKQWVPCKLA, encoded by the exons ATGCCCGCCACCATGCCGCTAACCTTGTCCCCGCcccgcctcctccaccaccaccaccacggccaGGCCAAGCTCCGGCAGCAACGCACCACCGCCCGCCTCGCGCTCCTCCCGCGCCGCGCCGCTCGGCTCCGCTGCGGCCCCGACGATGCCGCGGCCACAACCGCCGAGCCCGAGCAGcagccgggggaggaggaggaggagttcgtGCTCCTCGCCTCCAACCGCAGCGACTTCAACGAGGTCATCATGGTCATCGACTCGCCCTCCAACCGCtacctcgtcctcgaccccagcc GCAATGTCCACAGCATTCTCCCCAAGAAGAGCGCCTGGACCAATTCCTACTGG GATGAGTTCGTCAGCCTACCTCCCGTTGTTCCACGTGGTCCTGTTGCACTTCTAGGTTTG GGTGCTGGGACAGCAGCACATATGATGCTAGAAGTTTGGCCCTGGATACAACTTATCGGATGGGAGATTGATCCGACG ATAATTGAATTGTCGAGGGATTATTTTGGTATGTCCAATTTAGAGAAGACCACGGAATTAGGTGGTTCACTTTCGGTGCGTATAGGCGATGCGCTTTCCCCATCGGCTACAGTTGAAGGAGGATTTGCTG GCATTGTTGTTGATTTATTTGCTGATGGAAAAGTCTTACCTCAGCTACAAGAA GCTGAAACTTGGTTAGAGATTGCAAAAAAGCTCATGCCAGATGGTCGAATCATGGTCAACTGCGGTGGAGCAGATacccccgtatctcttgctgctGACACGGGTGTTTCGTCTTGGGTCCAGAATCCTACAATCAAGGCTATGTGCTCTGCGTTCCCTGGGCAG CTAAACTGGAAGAGACTTTCGGAGAAGGAGAGTGTAAACTACGTCGCGTTGACGGGTCCCCTTCCAGACCTGGAGGAGTGGTCAACCTCGGTTCCGAGCGAGCTAAGCCCAAGAGTGAAACAATGGGTGCCTTGCAAGCTTGCGTGA